Below is a window of Myxococcus guangdongensis DNA.
AGCTCGCTGGCGCGCCGCAGCATGCGCATCGCCTCCGTGACGTTGCGCGCCCGGGCATGGGCGCACGCGGCGTCGTACGCGATGCTCGCGCTCGGCGCGTGATCGAGCGCCGCCTCGCCCACCGCCGCGGCCTCCGAGTACGCGCCCCGGATGAACAGCACGCGCTCCGCGCAGGAGTACGCCGCCGCGGGCTCCACGCCCGGCAGCTTGAGGGCCTCCGGCGCGCGCCCCAGGCGGATCAACGTCCCGGCGTACTCGTGCATCACCGTCCGGTCCGACGACGTCTGCCACGCCTGCTTCCACCAGTCCAAGGCGCGGGCGTCATCGCCCACCAGGGAGAAGGACGCCGCCACCGCGTGCGGCTCCACTTGAAGCCCCTGCACCTGGGAGAAGTGGTCCAGCGCCTGCCGCCCCTGGCCCTCCTTCAGCGCCACCCAGCCGAGCAGGTGGTGGGCATGGCTCGCCAGCTCCGCCGTCAGCGCGTCGCCCCCCTCCAGCACCTGCGCCCCCAGCCGCCGCGCGTCGTCCATCCGCCCCGAGTCCAGGGCGAACTTCCCCTCGCGCAACTTCTGCGCGAGCGGGTTCTCCATCGCGCCGCTGCTCAGCGTGGCCGAGGCGCTGGAGCCCAGCGCCTCGGTCAGCATCCGGAACGCCTGGTAGCCGTACATGGCGAAGAAGATGCCGGCGAACAGCCAGCCGGTGCTCAGGCTGTAGCCCACCACCGCCACGCACACGAGCAGGGCCAGCCCCTGGGACACCACCATGCCCCGGCGCGGACCGAAGATGCGCATGGACAGGGTGTTCACCAGCCGCCCGCCGTCCAGCGGCAGCACGGGCAGCATGTTGAAGATGGCCCAGATGAAGTTGGCCCCCGCGAAGGTGCGCAGGAAGAAGTCCAGCGCGGGCGAGCCCCCGCTCAGGAACAGGTAGCCCACCAGGGACACCACGCCGAGCATCAGCCCGAACAGCGGGCCCGCCACGGTGATGACCACGTCCCGCTTCCAAGGAAGGGGACCGGGGGTGTCGGTGGGGAGGGTGTGGCCGCCCAACCAGACGAGCGCGATGCTCGGCCGATAGCCGAAGAGGCGGCTGGCCAGGGCGTGCCCCAGCTCGTGGACCAGCACGGACACGAAGACGATGAGCATCCAGGAGAGGACGAACACCCCCATCGCGCTGGCCTGCCCCAGCGCGGGAGCCCCCGCGACCTGGGCGAAGGGCCAGCCGTTCTGGGCCGCTCGCATCGACGTGTACGCGATGATGGCGGAGACCAGCAGGTGGCTGGGGTGGACCTCGACGGGAATGCTCCCGAGACGAAAGCGGAACATGGGGATGGACCTTAACCGTTGAAGGGCGGTTGCGCAGTCCGGAGCGCACATCCCGCGACCGGTTCTTTCGATTCCGCTAGGTTCCCCAGGCCCCATGCTGCGACTCGGCCCCTTCACGCTCGCGAATCCCTACGTCCTCGCCCCCATGGCCGGCGTGTCCGAGATGCCCTACCGGGTGCTCGCCTTCCGCATGGGCGCCGCCCTGTGCCCCACCGAGCTCGTCAGCTCCCAGGGCCTGATGCGGGCCAATCAGCGGACCTTGATGTACCTGCGCTACGACGCCCAGGTGGAGAAGCCCTACTCGCTCCAGCTCTATGGAGGAGACCCCGAGGCCATGGGGCTGGCCGCCAGCGTCGGCAAGTCCCACGGCGCCCAGCTGCTCGACATCAACATGGGCTGCCCCGTGAAGAAGGTGACGAAGAACGGCGCGGGCAGCGCGCTGCTCGGCGACCCGCCCCGCGCCGCCGCCATCGTCCGCGCCATGCGCGAGGCCTCGGGTCTGCCCGTCACCTGCAAGATTCGCTCGGGCTGGGACGCCCGCTCCCGCAACTACCTCCAGATGGCGGAGGCCCTCCAGGAGGCGGGCTGCGCGGGGCTGGCCATCCACCCTCGCACCCGCGAGCAGGGCTACTCGGGCAGCGCCGACTGGAGCGTCATCACCGACGTGAAGCGCCACTTCCCCCAATTGCCCCTGTTCGGCAACGGCGACGTGAAGAGCCCCGAGGACGCGCGCCGGATGCTGGAGACCACCGGGTGCGACTTCGTGATGATTGGCCGCGCGGCCCTGGGCAACCCGTGGATTTTTCGCGAGCTGACCGGCGGCGAGCCGCCCACCCCCGAGGAGCGCTGCGCGCTGGTGCTGGAGCACTTCCACGCGCACCTGGCCTTCATGGGGGACCCGCTCGGCGCGGTGCGCTCGTTCCGCCGGCACCTGGGCTGGTACGCCCATGGCCTGGTGGGCGCGGCGGCCTTCCGGGCCCGGGCGAACGTCCTGGATGCGCCGGAGGCCGTCGCCGACGCGGTGCGCGCCTTCTTCGCCACCGCGGAGCGCGCCTCCCACGCGGGCGCGGCCTCCGAGGAGGAGCAGGACGTCGACTACCGGGCCGCGCTCGGTTGATGGCGCGGCACAGGCCCGGAACTTCTTACAGCGGGGCCACCAGCCTCTTCCCGGTGGCCACCTGCCGGAAGTAGTCGCACGCGGGCGTGGGCTTGCGCTCCAGCGTGTCGAAGTCCACGTGGTACAGGCCGAAGCGCGGGCCCCAGCCCTCCAGCCACTCGAAGTTGTCGAGCAGGCTCCAATAGAGGTAGCCCTGCACGTCCACGCCCTCGGCGCGGGCGGCGAGCACCTGGGCCAGGTGGGTGTGCAGGTAGTGGGGCCTGCGCGTCCCGCTCCGGTCGTCGATGCCGTTCTCCGTAATCCACACCGGCTTGCCGTAGCGCTTCACGTCGCGCAGCGTCTGGAGGAAGCCCTCGGGCCAGTCCTCCCAGCCGATGTCCGTCAGGCCCCGCCCCTGGGTGTCGCGGTACTTGAACTCGATGAACGGCGGCCGGGGCACGAAGCGCAGGTGCGCGCGGCTGTAGTAGTTCACCCCCACGAACTCCACCGAGTCGCGCGCCTCCGGGATGTCCACGCGGGCGGTGGCCACCCCCGGCATGTTCACCCGCAGCTTCCCGGTGGACAGCGCTTCATGGAAGGCGTGGTTGTAGGCCTGGGCCCCCAGCCGCACCAGCGCGCGGTCCAGCGGGTTCCACCAGCGGTCCGGCGCGAAGGCCAGCATGTTCTGGGAGATGCCCATCGGCACCCGGCCCAGCCGCTCGCCCAGCTCCCGCCGGGCCACCGCGTGCGCGCGCACCAGGTTCTCCATCGCCTTCATGGTGAGCGCCCCGTCGGCGATTCCCGGGGGGATGGCGCCCTGCAGGTAGCCGCCCAGCAGGAGCACCATGGGCTCGTTGAAGGTGATGACCCGCGCGTCCAGGCCCTCGAGCAGCGCCGCGCACCGGCGGGAATACCGGCGGAAGACCTCCACGCTCTCGGGCGAGTGCCACGGCGTCTCTCGGTGGAACCAGGTGGGGTGGGTGAAGTGGTGCAGCGTCACCACCGGCGTGAGGCCGCAGGCCTTCATCTTCAGGAGCCGCTCCCGGTACCCCTCGAGCGCCGCCTCGTCGAACTGCCCGCGCACAGGCTCGATGCGCGCCCACTCCAGGGAGATGCGGAACGCGGTGGCGCCCACCGCCGTCGCCAGCCGGTAGTCCTCCTCGTAGCGGTTCCAGTGGTCCACCGCCGGCCCGCAGCGCGCGTGGGGCTCCTTCAATCTTCCAGCGCGCTCCCACTCGGCCCAGTCGTTCTCGATGCCGCCCTCCACCTGGTACGCCGACGTCGCGACGCCGAAGGTGAAGTCCGCGGGGAAGGTGTGCTCGGAGGTCCTCATCGTGGCCGCGCACCGTAGACGCCGACCTCCATCGCGAAAAGCGCCGCGTGCCGCTCGGGCCTTTGCGCGCCAGCCGACAGTGCGTCCGCACGAGCGCGGCGACGAAGGCCTCCGTCGCGTCCGGAGCCGGAAATTCGGCCTCGCGCGCGATTCGGCGATGCGCCTCCGAAGTGTCCGCGAAGCGCCTTTCGACGACCTCGGCACCGCTCGATGCCGAAAAATCGGCCTCGCCGCGCGATGCAATACATCACCATGCGTTGACACACTGGTGTGTCGCCCGTACCATTCACTTCAAGCACTCACTTTCATCAGGAAGAGTGCAGGGCCCCGGTTGACTGGGGCCAAATCACATGGAGGGTTCTGATGGCCGCCAAGAAGAAGACCGCGAAGACCGCGAAGACCGCGAAGGCTAAGAAGACGACCACCCGCAAGACGGCTGGCAAGACCGCGACCAAGAAGGCCGCGGCCAAGAAGGGCGGCGCCCGTAAGACGGCGGCTCGCGCGAAGAAGCCCGCCGCCAAGAAGCGGTCGACCCGGGCGAAGAAGGCCAGCGCCACGACGGCCCCGGCCACGCCGGAGTCCTGAGCAACACGTCGTCATTCGCGGGCGTCGGTTGACGTCCGGTGAACGGCTCGGCGAGACCCGCCGGGCCGTTTTCTTTTGTCCGGACAGGAGGTTGCCCGTGTCGCTGCGTCCCGTGGAGCTCGCGCAGGTGGTGGCGGAGGTGGGCAAGCAGCTGACGGGCGCGGTGGCCCAGAAGGCCTGGTGCCCCCTGCCGAGGCTGGCCTACCTGGAGCTGCGGGTCCCCGGACGCTCCATCCTCCTCTGTCTGTGCGCGGAGGGAGATCTCGCCCGCGTCTCCGCCGCCACCTCCCGCTTCCCCACGCCCGGCGAGCCCGCCCCCTTCCAACGTTGGCTGCGCCACGAGCTCACCGGCGCGAAGCTCACCGGTGCCCGCTTCATGGAGGCCGAGCGCGTGGTGCAGCTCGACTTCGAGCGCGAGGAGGTGCGCCGCCACCTCGTCATGGAGCTGGGCTCGCCTGGGGGCCTGTTCCTTTCGACGGAGCAGAACCGGGTGCTGATGCTCTCGGGCGAGGGCTTCGGCCCGCGTCGCAACCTCTACCCGGGTGCTGCCTGGACGCCGCCGGAGCCCATGCCCGCCGAGGCGCTGGAGAAGGCGCTCAAGGTCGCCTCCCGCCTGGTGCCAACAGAAGGGGAGCCGCTCCCATATTCCCATGCGGCCGAGCGGCTGCTCGGCGCCAGAGACCAGCAGAGCCGCGCCGAGTCCATCCGCCGGCGCCTCGCGCAGCCGTACCGCGCCCGCCTCAAGCGCTCCTCGCGCACCTTGGAGAAGGTGAGGGCGGAGGCCGCGCGCGGGCCGGAGGCGGAGAAGCACCGACGGCTGGGGGAGCTGCTCGCGCAGAACCTCTTCCGCCTCAAGCGCGGCGCCACCGAGGTGACGCTCACCGAGTACACGGAAGCAGGCGCCCAGGAGGTCCGGGTGTCGCTGGACCCGAAGCGCACGCCCAAGGAGGAGGCGGACTGGCACTTCCACCAGTACCGGCGGCTCTTGCGCGGCGTGGAGCAGGCGCGCCACCGCGAGGCGGAGCTGGCGCGCGAGGTCGCCCACGCCCAGTCCGCGCTGGAGCAGGTGGAGCGCATGGACGAGGCGATGCTGTTGGCGCAGGTGGAGGTGCTGCACGTCTCCGCGGGGGGGGACGCGACGCCGGAGGGGCGGCCCTTCAAGGAGTACGTGGGTCACGCGGGCGCGCGCATCTGGGTGGGGCGCGGCTCGGAGGACAACGACACGCTCACCTTCAAGCTCGCCCGGCCCTGGCACCTGTGGCTGCACGCGCGCGGCGTGCCCGGCAGTCACGTGGTGCTGCCCCTGGAGAAGGGACAGGAGGCGACGCAGGAGGCGCTGCTGGACGCGGCGCACCTGGCGCTGCACCACTCGGGGGCGAAGGGCGAGCCCCGGGGTGAGGTCAGCTACGTGCCGGTGAAGTTCGTGCGCAAGGTGAAGGGCGGCGCGCACGGACAGGTGACGTTCACGCGCGAGAAGACCTTCGTGGTGCGCATGGAGCCCGAGCGGCTGGAGCGACTGCTCAAGTCCCGTCACACCGAGGTGCCCGCTCCGTGACGGATGCCGCCCCCGGAGTGTGAATCACCCGGGTGCGAGGGGCCGACGCGGTTGACGGGCTGACGGAGGGCAGGCGGGCAGGGGCCTGCGGCCTTGAGTCCGGAGCCTTGGCGGGTACGATGCGCGACGAGTGACCTCCGAGTTTTTCCGTCAGATGTCCCTGTTCCCACGCGGCCTCTCCGCGGCCAGTCGGGCCACGGCGGTGGCCGCGGAGCCGCGTGCCCCGGACGTCGTCGCGGAGCTCGAGGCGCAGCTGGCGCCCCCGGCGCCCCGTCCTCCTCCGCCCCGCAACCGGGTTCCGGAAGAGGCGCCGCGCATGCTCAACGTCTCCTCCACGCGCGAGGACATGTGGAACCGCGCGGAGTCGCTCGCGTGGCGGCTGAGCGCGGAGCTGGGGATGCCGGTGAAGCTGGCGGTGACGGACAACCGCTCCACCATGGTGTCCTTCCGTCGAGGGGGCAACGCGCTGCAGCTGCGCTTGCACCACATGTTCCTGGACGCGCCGGAGACGGTGGTGCGCGCGGTGGCGGACTACGCGGGCCGAGGCCACCGCACCGCGGGCGTGCTGTTGGACGAGTACATCCGGGGACAGCAGCCGCGCATCCGTCAGGTGCGGCGCGAATCCGACGCGGACCTGAACCCGCTGGGGCGCTGTTTCGACCTGCAGGCGCTTTACAACGGGGTCAACGCGACATTTTTCGACAACGTCATCCAGGCGCGCATCGGCTGGGGGCGCATGCCGCCCCGGCGGCGTCGGAAGTCCATCCGCCTGGGTGTGTACGACCATCAGACGCGGGAGATTCGCATCCATCCCGCGCTGGACAGGCCCGAGGTGCCGGCCTTCTTCGTGGAGTTCATCGTCTACCACGAGATGCTTCATCAGCTCTTCCCGAGCACGGGGCGGAGCGGGCGCCGCGTCCACCATCCGCGCGCCTTCCGGGAGCGCGAGCGCACGTACCCGCACTACGCGGCGGCGCTGCGCTGGGAGCGGGAGAATCTGGGCGTGTTGTTGCGCGGTTGATGGCTCTTCTGCTCGCTGGCTCATTTACCGGTTTACCGAGCGAAGCGACCCGTGGTGCGTGCTTGACGCATCCATGAGGTCCACCCATCCTCCCGAGCCATATGCGACGAGCGAAGATTGTCTGCACCCTCGGGCCCGCGAGTCAGAGCCAGGAGATGTTGGAGGCGCTGCTGGAGAACGGCATGGACGTGGCGAGGTTGAACTTCTCCCACGGCAGCCACGAGCAGCACGCGGAGAACATCGCCAAGCTGCGCGCGGCCTCGCTGAAGGTGCGCAAGGCGGTGGGCATCCTGGGTGACCTGCAGGGCCCGAAGATTCGCACGGGCCGCTTCACCAAGGGCAGCACGGAGCTGAAGGAGGGCGGCACCTTCCACATCACCACGGACGAGACGGTGCCGGGCACGGACGACATCGTGTCGACGACGTACCCGTTCCTGGCGGCGGACGTGAATCCGGGGGACCGCATCCTGTTGGATGACGGCCTGCTGGAGCTGAAGGTGCTCCACACGGACAAGCAGAAGCTCATCAAGACGGAGGTCATCCACGGCGGCACGCTGAAGAACAACAAGGGCATCAACCTGCCCGGCGTGGCGGTGCGCGCGGAGGCGCTGACGCCGAAGGACCGTGAGGACCTGGTCTTCGGCATCAAGGCGGGCGTGGACTACATCGCGCTGTCGTTCGTGCGGCAGCCCTCCGACCTGGACACGGCCCGTCAGGCGATGTCCGAGGTGGGCCGCATCGTGCCCATCATCGCCAAGCTGGAGAAGCCGGAGGCGATCGCGCGGCTGGACGCCATCCTGGACAAGACGGACGGGGTGATGGTGGCGCGCGGCGACTTGGGCGTGGAGATTCCGCCCGAGGAGGTGCCGGCGGTGCAGAAGGACATCATCCGGCGCTCCAACCTGCGCGGCCTGCCGGTCATCGTGGCGACGCAGATGTTGAACTCGATGATCGACAACCCGCGGCCCACGCGCGCCGAGGCGAGCGACGTGGCGAACGCGGTGTTCGACGGCGCGGACGCGGTGATGCTGTCGGGCGAGACGGCGAGCGGCAAGTTCCCCATCGAGTCCGTGCAGATGATGGAGCGCATCATCCTGGCGGCGGAGTCCTCGTCGCGGGTGCAGGGGCTGTCGCCGCGCATCGACGCGCCGCTGGGGGTGCCCTCGCACTTCCCGGACGTGATTGCCCGCGTGGCGTGCGAGGCGGCGAAGGCGAGCAACGCGTCGCTGATTGCGGCCTTCACCCTGTCGGGTGTGACGGCGCGGTTGTTGTCGCACTACCGGCCGACGGTGCCGATTGTCGCCTTCAGTCCGAACCAGGAGGTCCGTCGGCGGCTGGCGCTCCTGTGGGGCGTGGTGCCGCGGGTGCTCGAGCCCATCCAGGACACGGAGGCGATGGTGCGCCGCGTGGAGGAGGAGCTGCTCGCGCGCGGACTGGGTCGCAAGGGTGACCGCATCGTCATCGTGTACGGCGCGCCCGTGGGCCAGCCCGGGAAGATCAACAGCCTGCGGTTGCACACCATCGGCTGAGGTCTGGCGTTCTGTGGCACGGGGGCTCGCTGCTATGCGCGGCGGGCCCCGTTTGTTTTGCGCGAGGGGCCGCTACTTCGGCGCGTGCTTCAGGGCGTGGCGGGGAATCTCGGCCTCGACGAAGATCTTGAACAGCTCGCGGTCCAGCTGTCCGTTCTCCGTCTCCTTCTTGAGGATGTCGAGCGCGAGCGTGTGCGGCACGGCCTTCTTGTAGGGACGGTCGCTGGCGGTGAGGGCGTCGTAGATGTCGGAGATGGACATCATGCGCGACTGGACGGGGATGGTGCGCTCGGGGATGGCGCGGGGGTAGCCGGTGCCGTCGAGCTTCTCGTGGTGCGCGTACGCGATTTCGGGCACGCGGCGCAGGGCGCGCGTCCACGGAATCTGGGTGAGGAAGCGGTAGGTGTGCTCGACGTGGCTCTCGATTTCGCGGCGCTCGTCGGCGGAGAGGGTGCCGCGGGGGATGGAGAGCGACTGGATTTCGCGCGCCAGGAGCAGCGGCTGCGTCTGGCCCGCGTCGTCCTGGAAGTTCAGGTGGCCCAGTTCGGTGAGCCGCTCGAAGCCCCCCTGCGCCAGCACCGTGGGCCGGTTGCAGGTGAGGACGAACTCGAACACCTCGTGCAGGTGCTTGAGCTCGGTGTCGAGCCGCTCGGTCTCCTCGGCCTCGATCTCCGCGAGCGCCGAGTCCCCGCGCTTCTTCACCGCCTCGAACCGCCGCCGGTAGCTCTGCAGCTGCAGGTCCTTGCGAGCGAGCTGGAAGCGGGCCCGGAGCACCTCGAGCTCATGCGGATAGAGCTTCTCCGCCTTGACGAGGACGTTCTCGCGCACGCCCACCTTGCCGAAGTCGTGCAGGAGCGACGCGTAGCGCAGCTCCTGAATCTCCGTGCCGGAGAAGCGAGTCCGGGCGTACGGGCCCGTGGACTGGTGCTCCAGGGCCAGGGCCAGGGACACGGTGAGGTCGGCGACGCGGCCCGAATGTCCGGCCGTCGTCGGGTCCCGCTGCTCGATGGCGACGACGGACGCGGAGACGAACCCCTCGAACAGGCGGTTGATCTCCTCGTGGAGCAGGGCGTTCTCGATGGCGCCCGCGGCCTGCGCACCCAGGGCGAGCAGCAGCTCCTCGTCCTCGGCGTTGAAGGCCAGGTCATCGAGCTTGTTGAGGGCCTGGATGACGCCGGTGACGTCGCCATTCGCGTCGCGCATGGGGACGCAGAGGATGGTCTTCGTCTGGTAGCCGCTGGAGATGTCGAACGAGCGGTTGAAGCGCGTGTCCGCGTAGGCGTCGGGGATGTTGATGATGGTGCCGGTGTGGGCGACCTGTCCGGCGATGCCGCTGCCCACCGGGAGCCGGATTTCGTTCTTCGAGCCCTGGGCCACCTTGCTCCACAGCTCGTTGCGCTCGCGGTCCAGGATGAAGAGCGAGCACCGGTCCGCCTCCACCACCTTGGTGGCCTCGTAGAGGATGAGCGGCAGCAGCAGGTCCAGGTCCCTCTCGGCGCTCATGGCCTTGGCCACGTCGAGGATGGACGTCAGCTTCGCCAGGCGGCGGGTGAGGTCGGGCTGCGGCGGAGTCGGCTGCTGCGCGAGGGCGGAGGAGGGCACCGGGTGGCTCCGGGCGAGAAGAGTCCTGCGGTTGTGCAGGATTCCAAGGTTGTAACACGCCCAGGCAGGTGGTCGCCCTGGGCCCCGACCTACTTGGTTTTCTGCTTTAGAGCGGACGTCGGGGAATTCCTTCGCTGTTGGGGTGACGGGGGGCGGGGTAAGTAGCGGCCCCATGCGCCGCCGCCCTGTTCGAATCTCTCCCTCGCTCTTGTCTTCAGACTTCGGCCGTCTGGCCGAGGAGGTCCGCGACATCGAAGCCGCGGGTGCCGATTGGATTCACGTCGACGTGATGGATGGGCGCTTCGTGCCGAACCTCACGATTGGGCCGGTGGTGGTGGAGGCCATCAAGCGGGCGGCGACGAAGCCGTTGGACGTGCACCTGATGATTGTGGAGCCGGAGAAGTACGTGGAGGCCTTCGCGAAGGCGGGGGCGGACGTGCTGACGGTGCACGTGGAGGCGAGCCCTCACCTGCACAGGACGCTGCAACAGATTCGTCACGCGGGGGCGAAGCCGGCGGTGGTGCTGAACCCGAGCACGCCGTTGTCGGCCATCGAGGAGGTGCTGGGGGACGTGGAGATGGTGTTGTTGATGAGCGTGAACCCGGGGTTCGGCGGGCAGGGGTTCATCGAGTCGACGGTGGACAAGGTGCGCCGGCTGCGCGCGATGTTGGACGCGCGGGGGCTGTCCACGGACATCGAGGTGGACGGGGGCATCAACGCCGAGACGGCGAAGAAGGTGGTGGAGGCGGGGGCGACGGTGTTGGTGGCGGGCAGCTACGTCTTCGGGGCGAAGGACCGGGCGGCGGCCATCCGTTCGCTCCGGGGGTGACGGCGGGTCAGGCCCGGGTGCGAGCCACGGTGGTGGCGAGTCGGGCGACGCGGGTCATGAAGGTGGGGTCGAAGGGCTTCACCTCGTAGTCGTCGGCGCCGAGCTCGAAGCAGACGTGGCGGGTGAACTGGTCCTCGACGCCGCTGAGGATGATGACCTTGCACTCGCGGGTGGCGGGGTCCTGCTTGAGCTGGGCGAGCAGGTCGCGGCCATCCTGGTGCTGGTTGATGTCCAGGATGATGACGGCGGGCCGGTGGAGGCGGGCCAGCTCGAGGACGCGTTCCGACGTCGTGTCCGAGATGCACGTCAGGCCGGACCGCTTCGCCTCCCGGGCGAGGGCCGACACGATGAGCGGTTCATCATCGGAGATGAGGACGACGGGGGGCATGTTCGTTTGGAGCTGCACGGCCAACTGCCTTCTCGGCCCAAGGGGGACTGGTGAATATATCCGGAACTACCGGAATGTCAGGACAATTGTAAGAGGGGGTGGAGGGCGAGGGGAGGGGCGAGGGTCTTTTCGGACCGCAGGAGGGAGGGGAGCGGGGGCGGGGGAAAGAAAAGGTGATCCGAGGACGTTGACTCAGCCGTGTGGCTCGGGTACTACCGCCGCACTTTCGCCGGTCCCGAGGAGTACCCGCCGGCGGACGGACATATCGGGGAGTGGCTCAGCCTGGTAGAGCACTTGGTTCGGGACCAAGGGGTCGCAGGTTCAAATCCTGTCTCCCCGACCACGTAGAAAGCCCTGGGGTTTCGCGGACTTCCGCTGAAACTCCAGGGCTTTTGTTTTCCAGCCACCGCCACCGCGAGCAGTCCGGAGCGGGCTCGACCCGGATTGGGCCGGGCCTTCGTTGTTCGTCAGTGGGGTGGGACTTAGAGTTCCTGGGCCATGGCGACCAAGGAAGACCTCCTCTCGGATGTGCTGCGACTCCCTCCCGAGGAACGTGCGGAGGTCGCCCACAAGCTCCTGCTCAGCTTGGAAGAAGGGGCCGGGGATTCGGACGCACAAGCCGCCTGGTCCGTGGAACTGGAGCGCCGAGCTCGTGACGTTCTCGATGGGCGCGTGAAGACGGTTCCCTGGGAGCAGGTCGAGGAGCGCATGCGTGCGCGCCTTAGTCATCGGCGGTGAAGGTCCGTCTCGAGTTCCACCCTGACGCGGTTGCGGAGGTGGAGTCGTCGATGGACTGGTACGAGGGCCAGAGAGCGGGTCTCGGGGACGAATTCTTCGCGGAGCTTCGTCAGGGGCTCCAGGTGATCGCTGAGTCTCCTCGCGTGAACCCTCCCTGGACTGGTGGGCGAGTGATGGACGTGGGAGTGAGGCGATTGCGGATGGAGCGCTTCCCATTCGTGTTGCCCTATCTCGTGGTGGAGGACCTCGTGGTGGTGCTCGCTGTCGCGCATGTTCGCCGCCGGCCGGGGTATTGGCTGCCGCGTGCGAGGTCATTTCCTCAGCGCTGAATCAGCGACTCTTTCTCCACGGGCTA
It encodes the following:
- a CDS encoding type II toxin-antitoxin system RelE/ParE family toxin, with product MKVRLEFHPDAVAEVESSMDWYEGQRAGLGDEFFAELRQGLQVIAESPRVNPPWTGGRVMDVGVRRLRMERFPFVLPYLVVEDLVVVLAVAHVRRRPGYWLPRARSFPQR